One region of Rhodocaloribacter litoris genomic DNA includes:
- a CDS encoding LytR/AlgR family response regulator transcription factor, whose protein sequence is MLRVLIVDDEAPARRRLARLLKPMETAGRVQVAGEAADGPAALDLIARRPVDLIFLDIQMPEMDGFGVVERLDPERRPVVVFTTAYDDYALRAFEANAVDYLLKPIARKRLEEAVGRAERLAGNPGARADRDDRLERLLDWMEAHAEAERPRPAPPPPAHTDRDGTYLQQLSIPYRDRILIVPVERIVAVEISEGITRVFVLDEPQGPGKPRLRQHVVSYTLDQLEAHLDPEAFMRVHRSAIVQYAHIRELIPWFSGRYKLLLTGGHEVIASRERSRLLKERLLL, encoded by the coding sequence ATGCTCCGCGTGCTCATCGTCGACGACGAGGCGCCGGCCCGCCGCCGGCTCGCCCGGTTGCTCAAACCGATGGAAACGGCCGGCCGGGTGCAGGTCGCCGGGGAGGCCGCCGACGGCCCCGCCGCCCTCGACCTGATCGCCCGCCGGCCGGTGGACCTGATCTTCCTCGACATCCAGATGCCCGAGATGGACGGCTTCGGCGTCGTCGAACGGCTCGACCCGGAACGCCGGCCCGTCGTCGTCTTCACCACCGCTTACGACGACTATGCCCTGCGTGCCTTCGAAGCCAACGCCGTCGACTATCTCCTCAAGCCCATCGCCCGGAAACGCCTGGAGGAGGCCGTCGGGCGGGCCGAGCGGCTCGCCGGCAACCCGGGCGCCCGGGCCGACCGGGACGACCGCCTCGAACGGCTGCTCGACTGGATGGAAGCCCACGCCGAGGCGGAGCGCCCCCGCCCGGCCCCGCCGCCCCCGGCCCACACCGACCGCGACGGCACCTATCTCCAGCAGCTGTCCATCCCCTACCGCGACCGCATCCTGATCGTCCCCGTCGAACGCATCGTGGCTGTCGAAATCAGCGAAGGCATCACCCGCGTCTTCGTCCTGGACGAACCGCAGGGCCCGGGCAAACCCCGGCTGCGCCAGCACGTCGTCAGCTACACGCTCGACCAGCTCGAGGCGCACCTCGACCCCGAAGCCTTCATGCGCGTGCACCGCTCGGCCATCGTGCAGTACGCGCACATCCGCGAGCTCATCCCCTGGTTCAGCGGGCGCTACAAGCTCCTGCTCACGGGCGGGCACGAGGTCATTGCCAGCCGCGAGCGCTCCCGGCTCCTGAAGGAACGCCTGCTGCTCTGA
- a CDS encoding gamma-glutamyltransferase family protein — MRIFSLFLTLLLLPMVARAQQTAKPVLHGRHWVAITGKPLGATAGAAVFMKGGNAVDAACAMLAATATMWDVLGWGGETQALIYNPHTGKVIGVNALGVAPTGATAAFFKEKEMKYPPEYGPLAAVTPGTPGGLMVMLAEYGTLSLREVLEPAMQMAEGYPIEAQTADQIERQKERIKEWKYAPGVFLPHLGQEREAPYPGEIFRQPDLLGTLQKLVEAEAAALAEGKSRKEAIYAAYDRFYRGDIARELVRAVQEEGGLLTMEDLDRWQVRLEEPVMTTYKGIEVYKLTTWTQGPVMLQMLNMLENFDLQALGYNSARYIHLLYQVMNRAFADRDFYYGDPYFPPEEPLEGLLSKEYAKARIRDIDWEKNDPDVRPGDPYPFQGGTNPYLEYLEQWTAVTPRRQDEAGFEAGFYAGTTSIQAADAEGWVVSVTPSGAWIPAVIAGKTGIGLSQRMQSFVLDPAENPFNVVEPGKRPRVTLTPGLALRDGKPFLSFAVQGGDSQDQNLLQFFLNVVEFGMNVQEAVEAANINSFQLRSSFGEHESRPGRLLIQEATPPWVRKALREMGYELRTDERTSGPINAIYFDREHGTFWGGSSHHGEDYGIAW; from the coding sequence ATGCGTATCTTCAGCCTCTTTCTCACCCTGCTTCTCCTTCCGATGGTGGCCCGGGCCCAGCAGACCGCCAAGCCGGTGTTGCACGGGCGGCACTGGGTGGCCATCACCGGCAAGCCGCTCGGGGCCACGGCCGGCGCCGCCGTCTTCATGAAAGGTGGCAACGCCGTCGACGCTGCCTGTGCCATGCTGGCGGCCACCGCCACCATGTGGGACGTCCTCGGCTGGGGCGGTGAGACGCAGGCCCTCATCTACAACCCCCATACGGGCAAGGTCATCGGGGTCAACGCCCTCGGGGTGGCCCCGACCGGAGCCACGGCCGCCTTCTTCAAGGAGAAGGAGATGAAATACCCGCCCGAATACGGCCCGCTGGCCGCCGTCACCCCCGGCACGCCCGGCGGCCTGATGGTGATGCTGGCCGAATACGGCACGCTCAGCCTCCGGGAGGTGCTCGAGCCCGCCATGCAGATGGCCGAGGGCTATCCCATCGAGGCCCAGACCGCCGACCAGATCGAACGGCAGAAGGAGCGGATCAAGGAGTGGAAGTACGCGCCGGGGGTTTTCCTGCCTCATCTGGGCCAGGAACGCGAGGCGCCGTATCCGGGCGAGATCTTCCGCCAGCCGGATCTGCTGGGCACGCTGCAGAAGCTCGTCGAGGCCGAGGCGGCGGCGCTGGCCGAGGGCAAGAGCCGCAAGGAGGCCATCTATGCCGCCTACGACCGCTTCTACCGGGGCGACATCGCCCGGGAACTCGTCCGCGCCGTGCAGGAGGAGGGTGGCCTCCTCACGATGGAAGACCTGGACCGCTGGCAGGTCCGTCTCGAAGAGCCGGTCATGACCACCTACAAGGGCATCGAGGTCTATAAGCTGACCACCTGGACGCAGGGGCCGGTCATGCTGCAGATGCTCAACATGCTCGAAAACTTCGACCTGCAGGCCCTGGGCTACAACAGCGCCCGGTACATCCACCTGCTCTATCAGGTGATGAACCGGGCTTTTGCCGACCGCGACTTCTACTATGGCGATCCCTACTTTCCGCCCGAAGAACCGCTCGAGGGGCTGCTTTCGAAGGAGTATGCGAAGGCGCGGATCCGGGACATCGACTGGGAGAAGAACGACCCGGACGTCAGGCCCGGCGACCCGTATCCCTTTCAGGGGGGAACGAACCCGTACCTGGAGTACCTGGAGCAGTGGACCGCCGTCACCCCCCGGAGGCAGGACGAGGCGGGCTTCGAGGCCGGCTTCTACGCCGGCACCACGTCCATCCAGGCAGCCGACGCCGAGGGGTGGGTTGTCTCGGTGACGCCCAGCGGGGCCTGGATCCCGGCCGTCATCGCCGGCAAGACGGGGATCGGGCTGAGCCAGCGCATGCAGAGCTTCGTCCTCGATCCGGCGGAGAACCCGTTCAACGTCGTCGAACCCGGCAAGCGTCCCCGCGTCACGCTGACGCCGGGGCTGGCCCTCCGGGACGGGAAACCCTTCCTCTCGTTCGCCGTCCAGGGCGGCGACAGCCAGGATCAGAACCTCCTCCAGTTCTTCCTCAACGTGGTCGAGTTCGGCATGAACGTGCAGGAGGCGGTCGAGGCGGCCAACATCAACAGCTTCCAGCTCAGGTCCTCCTTCGGCGAGCACGAGTCGCGTCCGGGCCGGCTGCTGATCCAGGAGGCGACGCCGCCCTGGGTGCGGAAGGCGCTGCGGGAGATGGGCTATGAGCTCCGGACGGACGAGCGCACCTCCGGCCCCATCAACGCCATCTACTTCGACCGGGAGCACGGCACCTTCTGGGGCGGCTCCAGCCACCACGGCGAGGATTACGGCATCGCCTGGTAG
- the lgt gene encoding prolipoprotein diacylglyceryl transferase translates to MPDRSYFVWDVSPVLFSLGPFSVRWYGLLFALGFVLGYFFMRSVYRREGRPEADLDRLLLYLLAGTVVGARLGHVLFYDPAYYFSHPLEIPQVWKGGLASHGGALGILIAVYLYHRRTPDQPYLWLLDRIAVPTALAGAFIRLGNLFNSEILGVETDVPWAVVFARVDAVPRHPAQLYESLAYLLVFGLLRHTYRRFGNRTPRGLLLGLFFVLVFTARFFIEFVKVRQAAFGEALPLSMGQLLSLPAVAAGGVLLWHAYRHGRNAPPVTP, encoded by the coding sequence ATGCCCGACCGTTCGTATTTCGTCTGGGACGTCAGCCCGGTCCTCTTCTCGCTCGGCCCCTTCAGCGTGCGCTGGTACGGGCTGCTCTTCGCCCTGGGCTTCGTGCTCGGCTACTTCTTCATGCGGTCGGTCTATCGCCGCGAGGGCAGGCCCGAGGCGGACCTGGACCGCCTGCTCCTCTACCTGCTCGCCGGCACCGTGGTGGGCGCCCGCCTCGGGCACGTCCTCTTCTACGACCCGGCCTACTATTTCTCGCACCCGCTCGAAATCCCGCAGGTGTGGAAGGGCGGGCTGGCCAGCCACGGCGGGGCGCTCGGCATCCTGATCGCCGTCTACCTTTACCACCGCCGGACACCGGACCAGCCCTACCTCTGGCTGCTCGACCGCATCGCCGTGCCGACGGCGCTGGCGGGCGCCTTCATCCGCCTCGGCAACCTGTTCAACTCGGAGATCCTCGGGGTCGAGACGGACGTCCCCTGGGCCGTCGTCTTCGCCCGCGTCGACGCGGTGCCGCGCCACCCGGCCCAGCTCTACGAGTCGCTCGCCTACCTGCTCGTCTTCGGGCTGCTCCGGCACACGTACCGCCGCTTCGGCAACCGGACGCCGCGCGGGCTGCTGCTCGGGCTCTTCTTCGTGCTCGTCTTCACGGCGCGGTTCTTCATCGAGTTCGTGAAGGTGCGGCAGGCCGCCTTCGGCGAGGCCCTCCCCCTGAGCATGGGCCAGCTGCTCAGCCTGCCCGCCGTCGCCGCCGGCGGCGTGCTCCTCTGGCACGCCTACCGGCACGGCCGGAACGCCCCTCCGGTGACACCCTGA
- the nadC gene encoding carboxylating nicotinate-nucleotide diphosphorylase, with protein MLPPYLTDDALDDLIARALAEDVGPGDVTTLATIPEGTRATAAFLAKEDGVLAGLYVAERVFAAVDPAVRVHWHAADGEAVARGTVFGIVEGAARSLLTAERTALNLLQRMSGIATATHRMAGAARPARILDTRKTAPGLRLLDKWAVRLGGGENHRIGLFDMILIKDNHIAAAGGVRAAIEAAHRYRHATGRTGLKIEVEARTLDEVEAILATGGVDVILLDNMARRRDDGSVDTSLLREAVARIGGAVQTEASGNVTPDTVAAIAATGVDFISSGALTHSVRALDLSLKIDLERASL; from the coding sequence ATGCTCCCGCCCTACCTGACCGACGACGCCCTCGACGACCTCATCGCCCGCGCCCTGGCCGAGGACGTGGGCCCGGGCGACGTGACGACGCTCGCCACCATCCCCGAAGGCACACGGGCCACAGCCGCCTTCCTCGCCAAGGAGGACGGGGTGCTGGCCGGCCTGTACGTGGCCGAGCGCGTCTTCGCCGCCGTGGACCCCGCCGTACGCGTCCACTGGCACGCCGCCGACGGCGAGGCCGTCGCACGGGGCACCGTCTTCGGCATCGTCGAAGGGGCGGCCCGCAGCCTGCTCACGGCCGAACGGACGGCCCTCAACCTCCTGCAACGCATGAGCGGCATCGCCACGGCCACCCACCGCATGGCCGGGGCCGCCCGCCCCGCCCGCATCCTCGACACACGGAAGACGGCGCCGGGCCTGCGCCTGCTCGACAAGTGGGCCGTCCGCCTGGGCGGTGGCGAGAACCACCGCATCGGCCTCTTCGACATGATCCTCATCAAGGACAACCACATCGCCGCCGCCGGGGGCGTGCGTGCCGCCATCGAGGCCGCCCACCGCTACCGCCATGCCACGGGCCGCACCGGCCTGAAGATCGAGGTCGAGGCCCGCACGCTCGACGAGGTGGAGGCCATCCTCGCCACCGGCGGCGTGGACGTCATCCTGCTCGACAACATGGCCCGCCGCCGCGACGACGGCTCCGTGGACACCTCGCTCCTCCGGGAGGCCGTCGCCCGCATCGGCGGGGCCGTGCAGACGGAGGCCTCCGGCAACGTCACCCCGGACACCGTCGCCGCCATCGCCGCCACCGGCGTCGACTTCATCTCCTCGGGCGCCCTCACCCACTCCGTGCGCGCCCTCGACCTCTCGCTCAAGATCGACCTCGAACGCGCCTCGCTGTAG
- a CDS encoding CBS domain-containing protein — protein sequence MLVQDIMYGPVVTVAPGDTLADAYRIMHERDIRHLPVVETGRLVGIVTDRDLRFATSALHPAPFPPEARVADVMMRAPKTATPDDPVEEAALKMRTYRIGCLPVVESGRLVGIVTVTDLLDAFVRMTGVEVPGSRLVVQLDEERDRLTALVARIAARGVNLHAVLTYPANKHHTEVVLRVDAPAAEPLADALRREGYTVRRPHT from the coding sequence ATGCTGGTACAGGACATCATGTACGGCCCGGTCGTCACGGTTGCCCCCGGCGACACCCTGGCCGACGCCTACCGGATCATGCATGAGCGCGACATCCGGCACCTGCCCGTAGTCGAAACGGGGCGTCTGGTGGGTATCGTGACCGACCGCGATCTGCGTTTTGCGACGAGCGCGTTGCACCCCGCACCCTTCCCGCCGGAGGCACGGGTAGCGGACGTGATGATGCGGGCCCCGAAGACTGCGACGCCGGACGATCCCGTCGAAGAAGCCGCCCTGAAGATGCGCACATACCGGATCGGCTGCCTGCCCGTGGTCGAATCCGGACGGCTGGTGGGCATCGTGACAGTGACGGACCTGCTGGACGCCTTCGTCCGAATGACCGGCGTCGAGGTGCCTGGAAGCCGGCTGGTGGTGCAACTGGACGAGGAGCGGGACCGGCTGACGGCGCTGGTGGCCCGCATCGCCGCCCGGGGCGTGAACCTGCACGCGGTGCTAACCTATCCGGCCAACAAGCATCATACCGAGGTAGTCCTGCGTGTCGACGCACCGGCGGCCGAGCCCCTGGCCGACGCCCTGCGCCGCGAGGGTTACACCGTGCGCCGACCCCACACCTAG
- a CDS encoding DUF2721 domain-containing protein: MSLSDLVATLQLAIGPVILISGVGLLLLSMTNRFGRVIDRARLLRQDLLLGAGADQRQVHAQLRILWQRARIVRAAIALAAVSVLLAALLVITLFVGALLGLAVTVALVGLFVLCLAALIAALVLFIVDINVSLKALGLEIPPEDRLSR, translated from the coding sequence ATGTCGCTCTCGGACCTCGTCGCGACGCTGCAACTGGCCATCGGGCCGGTCATCCTCATCTCGGGGGTGGGCTTGCTCCTGCTGAGCATGACCAACCGTTTCGGCCGCGTCATCGACCGGGCGCGGCTCCTGCGGCAGGACCTCCTGCTCGGTGCCGGGGCGGATCAGCGGCAGGTGCACGCCCAGCTCCGCATTCTCTGGCAGCGGGCGCGGATCGTCCGGGCCGCCATTGCGCTGGCCGCCGTGAGCGTGCTGCTGGCGGCGTTGCTCGTCATCACCCTGTTCGTGGGAGCGCTGCTCGGGCTGGCCGTTACGGTGGCCCTCGTGGGGCTCTTCGTCCTCTGTCTGGCCGCGCTCATCGCGGCGCTCGTGCTCTTCATCGTGGACATCAACGTGTCGCTGAAGGCCCTGGGGCTGGAGATCCCGCCGGAAGACCGGCTTTCCCGGTGA
- a CDS encoding 3'(2'),5'-bisphosphate nucleotidase codes for MEENIPYHHERSVAVAAVREAARLCRAVQAGISPDVIQKKDRSPVTVADYGSQALVCRMLAEAFPEDPVIAEEDAAALRRPENAATLEKVVGHVRAFHPAAGAEDVLAWIDHGGAQEHSARFWTLDPIDGTKGFLRGEQYAIALALIIDGEVTVAALACPNLPVEPGAVERGVVYAAIRGQGTVRVPLAGPGAMVPVHVSTLEDVTQARFCESVESGHSSHDDAARVAEVLGITAEPVRLDSQAKYAVVARGEADIYMRLPTRPGYVEKIWDHAAGMLVVTEAGGMATDVFGAPLDFSRGYRLEKNTGVIISNGRFHDRIIAALEAVGVGRTAG; via the coding sequence ATGGAAGAAAACATCCCGTATCACCACGAGCGCAGCGTGGCCGTCGCGGCCGTGCGCGAGGCCGCCCGGCTCTGCCGGGCCGTGCAGGCCGGCATCTCACCCGACGTCATCCAGAAAAAGGACCGCAGCCCCGTCACGGTGGCGGACTATGGCAGCCAGGCCCTCGTCTGCCGGATGCTGGCCGAGGCCTTCCCCGAGGACCCGGTCATCGCCGAGGAGGATGCGGCCGCGCTGCGCCGGCCCGAGAACGCCGCGACGCTGGAGAAGGTGGTGGGCCACGTGCGGGCGTTCCATCCCGCGGCCGGGGCGGAAGACGTGCTCGCCTGGATCGACCACGGCGGGGCGCAGGAGCACAGCGCCCGCTTCTGGACGCTCGATCCCATCGACGGGACGAAAGGGTTCCTGCGGGGCGAGCAGTACGCCATCGCCCTGGCGCTCATCATCGACGGAGAGGTGACCGTGGCGGCGCTGGCCTGCCCGAACCTGCCGGTGGAGCCCGGCGCGGTGGAGCGGGGCGTGGTCTATGCCGCCATCCGGGGGCAGGGCACCGTGCGCGTGCCGCTCGCGGGCCCGGGCGCGATGGTGCCCGTCCACGTGAGCACGCTCGAGGACGTGACACAGGCCCGCTTCTGCGAGTCGGTCGAGTCCGGCCACAGCTCGCACGACGACGCCGCCCGCGTGGCCGAGGTGCTCGGCATCACGGCCGAGCCCGTGCGCCTGGACAGCCAGGCCAAGTACGCCGTCGTGGCCCGGGGCGAGGCCGACATCTACATGCGCCTGCCCACCCGGCCCGGCTATGTGGAGAAGATCTGGGACCACGCCGCCGGCATGCTCGTCGTCACCGAGGCCGGCGGCATGGCCACCGACGTCTTCGGCGCGCCGCTCGACTTCAGCCGGGGCTACCGCCTCGAGAAGAACACCGGCGTCATCATCTCGAACGGCCGTTTCCACGACCGCATCATCGCCGCGCTGGAGGCCGTCGGGGTAGGACGCACCGCCGGGTGA
- a CDS encoding type I restriction enzyme HsdR N-terminal domain-containing protein, translating to MTDATARPPLNLPPYDFLVREIDGKAMIFDPVRKKYVRLTPEEWVRQHFVQYLIRDRGVPAGLVAIEAAFTYARMPRRADVIVHDRSGRPLLMVECKAPDVEIRQAAFDQAARYNTVVRARYLVVTNGLVHYCCRIDHSAGTYHFLDALPRYEALG from the coding sequence ATGACCGACGCCACGGCCCGGCCGCCGCTCAACCTGCCGCCGTACGATTTTCTCGTGCGCGAGATCGACGGGAAGGCGATGATCTTCGATCCCGTCCGGAAGAAGTACGTGCGGCTGACGCCGGAGGAGTGGGTGCGCCAGCACTTCGTGCAGTACTTGATCCGGGACCGGGGGGTGCCGGCCGGGCTGGTGGCCATCGAGGCGGCCTTCACGTATGCCCGGATGCCGCGCCGCGCCGACGTCATCGTGCACGACCGGTCCGGCCGCCCGCTGCTCATGGTCGAGTGCAAGGCGCCGGACGTCGAGATCCGGCAGGCGGCCTTCGACCAGGCCGCCCGCTACAACACCGTCGTACGGGCGCGCTACCTGGTCGTCACCAACGGCCTCGTCCACTACTGCTGCCGGATCGACCACAGCGCGGGCACCTATCATTTCCTGGACGCCCTGCCTCGCTACGAGGCGCTGGGCTGA
- a CDS encoding lipocalin-like domain-containing protein: protein MKHFPFLLIATLAFLAAAGCAGEEASVRATVTVAEAMAADTAGYARATAVRPFVFPEDHGPHPDFKSEWWYVTGNLAAADGRRFGYELTIFRFALAPPDGTARASAWATRQLYMGHFAVTDVAGRRFFPFERFSRGAAGLAGARARPFRVWLEDWYLEADTTQPAPDPALPVMRLRAHEDGTGVDLVLRPLKPIVLQGDRGLDPKGDDPGNASYYYSMTRIATEGTVTVDGATFPVEGLSWMDREWSTSALGPDQVGWDWFALQLSDGRELMFYRLRERDGGISPTSDGVLVAGDGTPRRLDHTDVVVDVLDRWTSPHSGAVYPARWRLRVPREALDLTLTPLLADQEMNVSVRYWEGAVRVEGTAAGSPVEGHGYVELTGYDEAGVTPGG, encoded by the coding sequence ATGAAACATTTCCCTTTTCTTCTCATCGCGACGCTCGCGTTCCTTGCCGCTGCGGGGTGTGCCGGCGAGGAGGCGTCCGTCCGGGCGACGGTCACCGTGGCCGAGGCCATGGCGGCGGACACGGCCGGCTATGCCCGTGCCACGGCGGTGCGGCCGTTCGTCTTTCCGGAGGATCACGGCCCGCACCCGGACTTCAAGAGCGAGTGGTGGTACGTCACCGGCAACCTGGCGGCCGCGGACGGCCGGCGCTTCGGGTACGAACTGACGATCTTCCGCTTCGCGCTGGCCCCGCCGGACGGCACCGCGCGGGCCTCCGCCTGGGCCACGCGCCAGCTCTACATGGGCCACTTCGCCGTCACGGACGTGGCCGGTCGGCGCTTCTTCCCGTTCGAGCGTTTCAGCCGGGGAGCCGCCGGGCTGGCGGGTGCGCGGGCGCGCCCGTTCCGCGTCTGGCTCGAAGACTGGTACCTCGAAGCCGACACCACGCAGCCCGCGCCCGACCCCGCGCTGCCGGTGATGCGCCTGCGGGCCCACGAGGACGGTACGGGCGTCGATCTGGTGCTGCGGCCGCTGAAGCCCATCGTCCTGCAGGGCGACCGCGGCCTCGACCCCAAGGGCGACGACCCGGGCAACGCCTCGTACTACTACTCGATGACGCGCATCGCCACCGAGGGCACGGTTACCGTCGATGGGGCGACGTTCCCGGTCGAGGGGCTGAGCTGGATGGACCGGGAGTGGAGCACCAGCGCCCTCGGGCCGGATCAGGTCGGGTGGGACTGGTTCGCCCTGCAGCTCTCCGACGGGCGGGAACTGATGTTCTACCGGCTCCGGGAGCGGGACGGCGGCATCAGCCCCACCAGCGACGGCGTCCTCGTCGCCGGGGACGGCACCCCGCGCCGGCTCGACCACACGGACGTGGTCGTCGACGTGCTCGACCGGTGGACGAGCCCCCACAGCGGCGCCGTCTACCCCGCACGCTGGCGGCTGCGTGTGCCGCGCGAAGCCCTCGACCTGACTCTCACGCCGCTGCTGGCCGATCAGGAGATGAACGTGTCCGTGCGCTACTGGGAAGGCGCCGTGCGCGTGGAGGGCACCGCCGCCGGAAGCCCCGTCGAGGGCCACGGCTACGTCGAGCTGACGGGCTACGACGAGGCCGGCGTGACGCCGGGCGGGTGA
- a CDS encoding FtsX-like permease family protein has protein sequence MAPLLLRAGLRYLLRHPWLLALSILGVALGVSVVVAIDLASGSARRAFELSAETVTGRATHLVVGPTERGLPEDVYRRLRLEAGVRAAAPVVEGYVAAVADSGRTFHLLGVDPLAEGPFRSYAGRETGLDLGAFLTQPGAALMAGTTARAMGLAPGDTLVVRVEGRPARLHLVGLMEGTDTHSAEALDGLLVVDIATAQELLGRVGRLSRIDLIVPEGRAGAALLERVRAVLPPGAEVVRSATRTETVEQMTRAFELNLTALSLLALVVGMFLIYNTMTFSVVQRRPLLGRLRVLGVTRREVFTLVLGEALLIGLAGTVLGGLLGVVLGQGLVRLVTRTINDLYYVVTVRELYLAPLTLAKGIALGLGATLAAAFFPAREAAETPAGMVLQASVPEARARRRAPRLARAGVALGGAGSVLLLLSGRSIGGSYAALFCLLLGFALATPWAVQRMARIARPVMGRLFGLTGRMAASGIVAALSRTAVAIAALTIALAATIGVGVMVDSFRLTVDTWLGYALQADVYVQPPSLVLREGEATLRPEVLERLRTTPGVAAAYSVRRLDVASNHGRVRLVAVDRGPMTPSTFRLKAGDPDVVWSTFEDGASVLVSEPYSYRHRTGVGDTLRLQTDHGERPFVVRGIYYDYASDRGVVLMSRATFERHFDDRLRSGLALYAAPGENRDALMARLRSRVEGMQEVFIRSNRALREASLEVFDRTFTVTVVLRMLAVLVAFVGVLSALMALQLERAREFAVLHAVGMEAGRLRRLVTLQTGLMGLFAGLLSIPLGLLLAGVLVHVINKRSFGWTLQLDVPPEMLLQAVGVALVAAVLAGLYPAFRMGR, from the coding sequence ATGGCCCCGCTGCTCCTCCGTGCCGGTCTGCGCTACCTGTTGCGCCATCCCTGGCTGCTCGCGCTGTCGATACTGGGCGTGGCGCTGGGCGTGTCCGTGGTCGTCGCCATCGACCTGGCCAGCGGGAGCGCCCGCCGTGCCTTCGAGCTCTCGGCCGAGACGGTCACGGGGCGGGCGACGCACCTGGTCGTCGGCCCGACGGAGCGCGGGCTGCCGGAGGACGTGTACCGGCGGCTGCGCCTGGAGGCCGGCGTGCGGGCCGCCGCGCCCGTGGTGGAGGGCTACGTCGCCGCCGTGGCCGACTCGGGCCGGACGTTCCACCTGCTGGGGGTCGACCCGCTGGCGGAGGGACCGTTCCGCAGCTACGCCGGGCGGGAGACGGGGCTCGACCTGGGCGCGTTCCTGACGCAGCCCGGCGCGGCCCTGATGGCGGGCACCACGGCCCGGGCGATGGGGCTGGCTCCGGGCGACACACTGGTCGTGCGCGTCGAGGGGCGGCCGGCCCGGCTGCACCTGGTCGGGCTGATGGAGGGGACGGACACCCACAGCGCGGAGGCGCTCGACGGCCTGCTCGTCGTCGACATCGCCACGGCGCAGGAACTGCTCGGGCGGGTTGGCCGCCTGAGCCGCATCGACCTGATCGTGCCGGAGGGGAGGGCCGGCGCGGCGCTGCTCGAACGGGTCCGCGCCGTGCTGCCGCCGGGCGCCGAGGTGGTCCGCTCGGCGACCCGCACCGAGACGGTCGAGCAGATGACCCGTGCCTTCGAACTGAACCTGACGGCGCTGAGCCTGCTGGCGCTCGTCGTCGGCATGTTCCTCATCTACAACACGATGACCTTCTCGGTCGTCCAGCGGCGTCCCCTGCTGGGGCGGCTCCGGGTGCTGGGCGTGACGCGCCGCGAGGTGTTCACGCTGGTGCTGGGCGAGGCGCTGCTGATCGGGCTGGCCGGCACGGTGCTGGGCGGGCTGCTGGGGGTCGTGCTCGGGCAGGGGCTGGTGCGGCTCGTCACCCGCACGATCAATGACCTCTACTACGTGGTGACGGTACGGGAGCTGTACCTGGCGCCGCTGACGCTGGCCAAGGGCATCGCGCTGGGGCTGGGGGCGACGCTGGCGGCGGCGTTCTTCCCGGCCCGGGAGGCGGCCGAGACGCCGGCGGGGATGGTGCTACAGGCGTCGGTGCCGGAGGCGCGGGCGCGTCGCCGGGCGCCACGGCTGGCGCGGGCGGGCGTCGCCCTCGGCGGGGCGGGTAGCGTCCTGCTCCTGCTCTCGGGGCGGAGCATCGGCGGGAGCTACGCCGCGCTGTTCTGCCTGCTGCTGGGCTTCGCGCTGGCGACGCCGTGGGCGGTACAGCGAATGGCCCGGATTGCCCGGCCGGTGATGGGACGCCTCTTCGGCCTGACCGGGCGCATGGCGGCCTCCGGCATCGTCGCCGCGCTCAGCCGCACCGCCGTGGCCATCGCCGCGCTGACCATCGCGCTGGCGGCCACCATCGGCGTGGGCGTCATGGTGGACAGCTTCCGCCTGACGGTGGACACCTGGCTCGGCTATGCCCTGCAGGCCGACGTGTACGTGCAGCCGCCGAGCTTGGTCCTGCGCGAGGGGGAGGCGACGCTCCGGCCCGAGGTGCTCGAGCGCCTGCGCACGACGCCCGGCGTCGCCGCCGCCTACTCGGTGCGCCGCCTCGACGTGGCCTCGAACCACGGCCGCGTCCGCCTCGTCGCCGTCGACCGGGGGCCGATGACGCCGTCCACCTTCCGCCTCAAAGCGGGCGACCCGGATGTCGTCTGGTCCACCTTCGAGGATGGGGCGTCGGTCCTCGTCTCGGAGCCTTACAGCTACCGCCACCGCACCGGCGTGGGCGACACGCTCCGCCTGCAGACGGACCACGGAGAGCGCCCCTTCGTCGTCCGCGGCATCTACTACGACTATGCCTCGGACCGCGGCGTGGTGCTGATGAGCCGCGCCACGTTCGAGCGCCACTTCGACGACCGCCTCCGCTCCGGACTGGCCCTCTATGCCGCGCCGGGGGAGAACCGCGATGCCCTGATGGCCCGCCTGCGCAGCCGGGTCGAAGGGATGCAGGAGGTCTTCATCCGCTCGAACCGCGCCCTGCGCGAGGCCTCGCTGGAGGTGTTCGACCGCACCTTCACCGTCACGGTGGTGCTGCGGATGCTGGCCGTGCTGGTGGCCTTCGTGGGGGTGCTCAGCGCCCTGATGGCCCTGCAACTCGAACGCGCCCGCGAGTTCGCCGTCCTGCACGCCGTCGGCATGGAGGCGGGCCGGCTCCGTCGCCTGGTGACGCTACAGACAGGCCTGATGGGCCTCTTCGCCGGGCTGCTCTCCATCCCGCTGGGCCTGCTGCTGGCCGGCGTGCTCGTCCACGTGATCAACAAACGCTCGTTCGGCTGGACGCTCCAGCTCGACGTGCCGCCGGAGATGCTCCTGCAGGCCGTCGGCGTGGCCCTCGTCGCCGCCGTCCTGGCCGGGCTGTATCCCGCCTTCCGCATGGGTCGGTAG